AGAGGATACTTATAACAGTCCTGCACACTAGATTGAAAAATTAGTACTACCaattgttcatttaatacttattgttatcatcaaaactttatAGATTAAAAATCTTGGGGCTTTAgaaccaattttgttccaacattaatGCTCTTTGATGATGCAAACGTGGGAGGTGAGACTGATACAATTCATAttttctcttaagtattgaatgttatgttaccaactatgtctttattagtttttatctttttcatgacttgaactctGGACCTCCATCTCCTTAACctttagctcaactagcttaaccaattgaactacccatcccaccccctttttgggtagtacttaactCAATATATGTTACTGTCACTTgtttatcattatcgattttagttatttttatatattgtgcatttatatatttaactttaaatttaatttttaaataacgtatcccgGACGTATCATATcggaaattttgaaaaaatttcaacGATATCGTAtcgtatcggtatcgtgtcacgtatcaTGGCTTCATCGCCAATAAATGATGTAAGAGATCACATAATGTTTCAACAATTATAGAATATACAGTACTATGTTAGTAGGTTGAATGCCTCATACATTTATTgtaagtttcaagttggtccttatGTTTTAAACCTTTAAAGTTAGTCCATCGAATGATGCAGTTATAATTGTTGTACAAACATAAGATATTTAACTTCACGGCCAAAATTGCAGCCGCGTAGTTTTCTAACTTATATTACTAATAAACTTTTGAAATGATCAGATTGTGGCTGCTTCGGTTAAAGTCATTCATACTGTTAATGATGTGAAAGAGCGCACGAAGAATGTTGAGGAATCAATTGAGGCTTTACGGATTCTTGAGAATGAGCTGAAGGACAAGTTCTTTGGAGGAGAAGAAATTGGTTTTGTGGATATTGCTGCTGTCTTCATAGCTTTTTGGATTCCTTTGATTCAAGACATAACAGGGTTGCAATTTTTTACTGCTGAAAAGTTTCCAAAACTTCACAAATGGAGCCAAGAATTTCTCAACCATCCAATTGTCAAGGAAAATATTCCTCCTAGAGACACTCTTTTTGCCTACTTCAAAGCTCATTATGATAGCCTCATTGCTTCAAAATAGACtaagaatttcaagtttttgaGCTATGATTATCTGTCATTGAGTTTTTTCTGTTAGGATTTCAGTTCAAAATCACAGTTTCTGGTTAGAGTTCTTTCCATGTGATATGATATATATCTAAGGATGCTGTTGTCAATATTTCAATTAAGTCCTGAGCTATATACTATTAAGTATTAACTATTTCTCCTCATTAGATTATCCATTTGTTCCTGCTAGAAATGTGATGATGTCACTTAATTAGCTAGAAGTTGGTCTAGGTCTAAGTCTTAGAATATGTGATTATATGAAGAAACAGTGGGGGTTTAACTTATTAGATTCGGACTAACTTCGTTCGATATATATAGGCCTTCAGAATACCTGCTTTGGCGAGAAAGGCTCGTCAGTCGGGGTAGGCGAATCCCGTTAAGGGCGGCGGAGCGTGCCTTGCTGGTTATTTTACCCACGATGAAAATAACCGTGGCTAAACAGCGATTTTTTTGTAGTGTGACCAAGTCCAGACCTATTCTTACGGGGTGGCCATTACCGCCCATCATCTTGCTGGATTGTGGAGCCCCCTCTCCTTTGAGCCGTACAGGCCATTCGCCCTCTGAATGGGCTCGGGCCAAATAAAAGTGAAAGCCATGGTCCACCGGGTGGTACAAAATTTCGCCCAGTACACTATTCCACGAAATGCATAATTTTCCAACCTCATTTTCCCTTTTGAAATAGTTTTCCACACAAAATGGAGCTTGAGACATGTTTGTCAAACATCTTTTAGCATCCGAACAAATAACATAATAGTCTGAATCAACTAAACTATCATTCCAAATTTACTTCTTTTATGCAAAACATACAGCAATTCAACTCCAAATATTTCTCTCAAAATATACAATGATCCATATCATCATATCAAACAGTCCTCTACAAAAGTGCAAGTTTAAGGACAGTGGACCAAACTCCCTGCGGCACGGTTCAGGGATAAAATTGTAAACTGGACTGCAAGTATTTAACTTTGAGATCAATACAAAGGAACTGCAGTCAGAGATGTAGGCACAATAGGTTGAACTTTATTACTAAACATCGTTTGTTCATTGTCTGGCTTATCCTTTCTTTATTCTTTTGAGCCGGAGTTACGGTTCTAACACTTAGTAATACAAAGATCGACACAAATGATGTATTGGGGACACATCAATCTTGCTTTGATGGTTAAAGAAACATATTACCTATAAGCATAAATAATATATCACCTGGCTATCAGTTGAACCCTTTCagaataacaaaaatataacaattgcAGTTTGATTTATTGACAATTTTGAACTCTTCCCGATTTTCTTGTCCAAGTTAGAGGATTATTATACTAATTGAAAAATAAGTAATCAATATACAGCaagatatttatatatatgtttgaatCATGGAATGACATTGCTCTCATCCAGAGATTAACTGATTAAAGATTACATATCTAACAAGAAACCAATAAACATGGAATTAAGGTTTCGGGTGGAGAAGTGACGTCTCCTTTTCTTGTAATCCTGGAACATTTGACCCAATGTTTCTCTCGAGCTCCCCCGAACTTCACAACAAAATGTTCAGTATACAACTAAGTTTGAGTTTGTGTCCACAAATGccaaaagaaaaatactaacatACACACAAAATTTCCAAAGTAAACTACATTAAACTGTAAATAAAATAGAATCAAatgtcttataaaaaaaagatcaaatgtAAATGCAGAAATAGAGGAGTTTGCATTTTATAAAGAATAACAAAGAATCATCAATTGACATTGATCAAACAAGCAATCATTACATGACAATAGAGGAGTATGCAAATGTGTAAAGGTCAAAGAAAACAAATGCTTTAGTATTTGATACGGTAGTTCCAGCATTCACACTATTTAGCACATTCAGTAGCTGATCAAACAGTAGAAACCAAGCTTTCGACGTAGTTCATGGCAGTAAACCAATACATTTTGTGGGAATTTCTAATTCTCTCGACTCTCATATCTCTCTTACTATAGATAATTGCCAGGTCATTTATATATTCAGCAAATATCAGTGTATCTTCATCCTTAGAAAGGTACAATGGCCGCAATGGACAAATACTGAATCCCAACAAATATGGATGATGATGGTTGATTTTGCAGTAGTCCATTCTAAATAATTGAGTCCAAGATTCTTGAACTCCAAACTCCTTCATAAGCCATATAACACATTGGGTTGGTTTCCAATCGTGCAAAAAACAAAGGCAGTCCGTTAGCACCCCAAGAGTTGGCGGAAAGGACATCGACACCTCATCCAAACCCGAAGGAAGCAAAATTTGTGTGTATGTCTCCGTTGATAGATTAAGTGAAAAAATCACAGATTGTTTAGCATTAACAATAATATGATTCGAGATCCAACCATATTGATTAAATTGTTGCATGTATTTGGAAAGAGCCAACCAGTTAATAGTACCACTCAAATGTACACCATCATTAATTTCGTGATCTTTTATAGGGAAACTTTGAATATTTTTCCAATCACTACCACCGAAACTGAAAACTCTAACCTCAAGTTCTTTACACTTTTTTGCAAGGGCTACCACCTTGTAAGTTCCGGTTGAAATATCACAACCAAAAGTGAACTTGAAAGGGCTTCCAGCGGAAGAGTCTTTAAGAGTCCCTACTTTTAAAGATATTGTTCCAGTGGCAGGGTTCCATAAAACGAACTGGTACTCCTGGTACTCCCACCCGTTTTCTTTGAAAAGCAAGCAAAGCAATCCGTTGTAGGAACCAATGACCTGACAGTTGTTCATTGAACCGCGGAAAAGGCAAGAATCGGTGCTGGATGGGTTCTGAAGTAAACGATGCATCGGGAAGGAAAGGCAAGAATCGGTGCTGGATGGGTTCTGAAGTAAACGATCCATCGGGAAGGAAACGACGCCACTCGAAGGATCGGAGATTAATATAAGCTGTGGGTTTTGTAATGACTTCTTAAGGTGTTGTTCGATGAAGGTTGGATCGGAGATGAGAGTGTTCCATGACTTGCTCACAGATTTGAGTCGCATCATGGTTTTAACACTAAGCAGAAGTAGGATCTCGGTTATGAGATCGTATGTAATACATGACGGCGGCGGTATATCCATCGGAACACAAACCAACTGAACACAGATCAGTTGtgcaacaaatattaaaattgaagaATGAATTTAGAACTTGCTACAAAAAACTATAGAACTTGCGGCCAAACCTTTCTAATGCGATGCTATTGTTATGCTATAAACACCTATTTACAAACACACATTATATATATTGGGTGTGAATAGGTTAATCTTAGACGGGCTTTTCTACAAAAAGAATcaagagcttataaaaaaaaaaaaaatcaagattaagttgttactatttattatatgtttttttttggttacatttattatatgtttttaaaaaaagtgttaCTATTTGTCAAGTGTACTTATCTTTTTAAATACTTAACTAAGcataaattaacaattaaatatcaaaagtaaaataatgAGGTTAATCTTAGATGGGCTTTTCTACAAAAAGAATCAAGATTAAGttgtttctatttatttattttttttttttaaaaaagtgttaCTATTTGTCAACTGTACTTATCTTTTTAAATACTTAACTAAGCATAAATTAACAACGAAATATCAAATTAAATACCAAAAGTATAATGAGGTTGCAGCTTGTAAAATAATTTGTGACCACCTACAAAAAGAATCAAGagcctataaaaaaaaataaaaaaatcaagagcttataaaaaaaaaaatcaagattaagttgttactatttattattatttttttaaaaaagtgttaCTATTTGTCAAGTGTACTTATCTTTTTAAATACTTAACTAAGCATAAATTAACAATGAAATATcaagagcttataaaaaaaaaaacaaaaaatcaagattaagttgttactatttattatttttttatttttaaaaagtgttacaATTTGTCAAGTGTACTTATCTTTTTAAATACTTAACTAAGCATAAATTAACAATGAAATATCAagagcttatcaaaaaaaaaaaaaacaaaaaatcaagattaagttgttactatttattatttttttatttttaaaaagtgttactATTTGTCAAGTGTACTTATCTTTTTAAATACTTAACTAAGCATAAATTAACAATGAAATATcaagagcttataaaaaaaaaaaaaacaaaaaatcaagattaagttgttactatttattatttttttatttttaaaaagtgttactATTTGTCAAGTGTACTTATCTTTTTAAATACTTAACTAAGCATAAATTAACAATGAAATATCAagagcttatcaaaaaaaaaaacaaaaaatcaagattaagttgttactatttattatttttttatttttaaaaagtgttactATTTTTCAAGTGTACTTATCTTTTTAAATACTTAACTAAGCATAAATTAACAATGAAATATcaagagcttataaaaaaaaaaacaaaaaatcaagattaagttgttactatttattatttttttatttttaaaaagtgttactATTTGTCAAGTGTACTTATCTTTTTAAATACTTAACTAAGCATAAATTAACAATGAAATATcaagagcttataaaaaaaaaaacaaaaaatcaagattaagttgttactatttattatttttttatttttaaaaagtgttactATTTGTCAAGTGTACTTATCTTTTTAAATACTTAACTAAGCATAAATTAACAATGAAATATCAagagcttatcaaaaaaaaaaaaaacaaaaaatcaagattaagttgttactatttattatttttttatttttaaaaagtgttactATTTGTCAAGTGTACTTATCTTTTTAAATACTTAACTAAGCATAAATTAACAATGAAATATcaagagcttataaaaaaaaaaaaacaaaaaatcaagattaagttgttactatttattatttttttatttttaaaaagtgttactATTTGTCAAGTGTACTTATCTTTTTAAATACTTAACTAAGCATAAATTAACAATGAAATATCAagagcttatcaaaaaaaaaaacaaaaaatcaagattaagttgttactatttattatttttttatttttaaaaagtgttactATTTTTCAAGTGTACTTATCTTTTTAAATACTTAACTAAGCATAAATTAACAATGAAATATcaagagcttataaaaaaaaaaacaaaaaatcaagattaagttgttactatttattatttttttatttttaaaaagtgttactATTTGTCAAGTGTACTTATCTTTTTAAATACTTAACTAAGCATAAATTAACAATGAAATATcaagagcttataaaaaaaaaaacaaaaaatcaagattaagttgttactatttattatttttttatttttaaaaagtgttactATTTGTCAAGTGTACTTATCTTTTTAAATACTTAACTAAGCATAAATTAACAATGAAATATCAagagcttatcaaaaaaaaaaaaaaaatcaagattaagttgttactatttattatttttttatttttaaaaagtgttactATTTGTCAAGTGTACTTATCTTTTTAAATACTTAACTAAGCATAAATTAACAATGAAATATcaagagcttataaaaaaaaaaacaaaaaatcaagattaagttgttactatttattatttttttatttttaaagtgttACTATTTGTCAAGTGTACTTATCTTTTTAAATACTTAACTAAGCATAAATTAACAATGAAATATCAagagcttatcaaaaaaaaaaaacaaaaaatcaagattaagttgttactatttattatttttttatttttaaaaagtgttactATTTGTCAAGTGTACTTATCTTTTTAAATACTTAACTAAGCATAAATTAACAATGAAATATcaagagcttataaaaaaaaaaacaaaaaatcaagatTAAGTTGTTactatttcttatttttttatttttaaaaagtattacTATTTGTCAAGTGTACTTATCTTTTTAAATACTTAACTAAGCATAAATTAacaatgaaatatcaaattaaatatcaaaagtaaaataatttgtGTCCACCTAAATTCAAAAGTTCAAGACATATAATAAAATGACTATTTTGCATATCAAGACATAAAAATTCAGGAATTATTCTTTCAACCATATTAT
This genomic interval from Trifolium pratense cultivar HEN17-A07 linkage group LG6, ARS_RC_1.1, whole genome shotgun sequence contains the following:
- the LOC123888456 gene encoding F-box/kelch-repeat protein At3g23880-like — its product is MDIPPPSCITYDLITEILLLLSVKTMMRLKSVSKSWNTLISDPTFIEQHLKKSLQNPQLILISDPSSGVVSFPMDRLLQNPSSTDSCLSFPMHRLLQNPSSTDSCLFRGSMNNCQVIGSYNGLLCLLFKENGWEYQEYQFVLWNPATGTISLKVGTLKDSSAGSPFKFTFGCDISTGTYKVVALAKKCKELEVRVFSFGGSDWKNIQSFPIKDHEINDGVHLSGTINWLALSKYMQQFNQYGWISNHIIVNAKQSVIFSLNLSTETYTQILLPSGLDEVSMSFPPTLGVLTDCLCFLHDWKPTQCVIWLMKEFGVQESWTQLFRMDYCKINHHHPYLLGFSICPLRPLYLSKDEDTLIFAEYINDLAIIYSKRDMRVERIRNSHKMYWFTAMNYVESLVSTV